The following coding sequences lie in one Phaeodactylum tricornutum CCAP 1055/1 chromosome 12, whole genome shotgun sequence genomic window:
- a CDS encoding predicted protein, with amino-acid sequence MRRLFTLLPPLLLAMAVGTAGRDLASESDSLIGDLQPEQKSISETVGTVDDFARFTKQGCDCSCDCQEGEDNCDCECACPDDSLVAAVGKAVVGAPPGMFPSGLQQFQKDGSGPDKLRVIWLMSFPNSGTSFTLHLIRESTNHTTGTNYALEGDIKDKPSEQILPSPEGDEGPFLELVPNRVTTVPQKYILTKTHCHGFCGSRQCPNYIHTARSFQMGCRSGFRAIKNEETGRMEQVRTTYDADLVKGAIHLFRHPLDNAVARHHLELNDARAVGDNEFIATFPKGKQGFAKWCRHQDQDRTLFQKWVISNDPRLRFKMREIPCFNEFFKYVQWHNYAFTTTQDMGIPAMILHYDEYDNDLESTLDRILDFVELPKDGQRVDFIKGKLYRDYWSDEQKKNIVEFLQEFASAATWKELSRYDYS; translated from the exons ATGCGACGCCTGTTTACACTTTTGCCACCATTGCTACTCGCCATGGCGGTGGGGACCGCTGGACGCGATCTCGCATCCGAAAGTGATTCTTTGATCGGAGATTTACAGCCGGAACAGAAAAGCATTTCGGAGACCGTAGGAACCGTGGACGATTTTGCCAGGTTTACCAAACAAGGCTGCGACTGTTCCTGCGATTGTCAGGAAGGAGAAGATAACTGTGATTGCGAATGCGCTTGTCCGGACGATTCGCTGGTAGCCGCTGTTGGGAAAGCGGTTGTGGGAGCACCGCCCGGAATGTTCCCTTCCGGCCTGCAACAGTTTCAAAAAGACGGGAGCGGCCCCGACAAGCTGCGGGTTATCTGGCTCATGTCCTTTCCTAACAGCGGAACGTCCTTCACACTGCACCTGATTCGCGAATCAACCAACCATACAACGGGAACAAATTACGCCTTGGAAGGCGACATTAAAGACAAACCGAGTGAGCAAATCTTGCCCTCTCCCGAAGGAGACGAAGGTCCTTTCTTGGAGCTCGTCCCTAACCGCGTGACGACCGTCCCTCAAAAATACATTTTGACCAAAACACACTGCCACGGCTTTTGCGGAAGTCGTCAGTGCCCCAACTATATTCACACCGCCCGCAGTTTTCAGATGGGATGCCGTTCTGGCTTTCGTGCCATTAAGAATGAAGAAACTGGACGTATGGAGCAAGTTCGGACAACATACGACGCCGATCTTGTCAAGGGCGCGATTCATTTGTTCCG ACATCCGCTTGACAACGCAGTGGCTCGTCATCATTTGGAACTGAACGACGCAAGAGCCGTCGGGGACAACGAATTCATTGCAACCTTCCCTAAGGGAAAGCAAGGTTTCGCAAAATGGTGTAGGCATCAGGATCAGGATCGCACCTTGTTCCAAAAGTGGGTTATATCCAACGATCCGCGCTTGCGGTTCAAGATGCGGGAAATACCGTGCTTTAACGAATTTTTCAAGTATGTACAGTGGCACAACTATGCATTTACCACTACGCAGGATATGGGCATTCCAGCCATGATTTTGCATTACGACGAATACGACAACGATCTGGAGTCAACATTGGACCGGATTTTGGACTTTGTGGAGCTTCCGAAAGACGGGCAGCGTGTAGACTTTATCAAAGGAAAGCTTTATCGAGATTACTGGAGCGAtgagcaaaagaaaaatattGTCGAGTTTCTACAAGAGTTTGCTTCCGCTGCAACATGGAAAGAGCTCTCACGGTACGACTATTCGTAA